The sequence TCTgatttgtcacaaaattaagaGACTAGCTAGGATATTTTTCTTTGAATGACGGaatcttcttcctttctttttgatTCCGGTTCATCAATAATCATCTAACAATAATCTCTAATTTCATTTATCAAGCACGaactaaacaaaacaaaaaataaattaaaaagaaaaaaaaccggTACCTTTTGTAATTTTCTGTGTACTAATAATGACCAAATCGGTGGGCTCAACTTGTGGATTCGatatttcaaatatcttttcctaatttcaatttttgttttctttttcttattttggtcTTGTCTGCAATTTATCCTTGAAATCGAAGATGAGGAGCGAGAAGTAAGTGCTGGTTCAAGAAGGATTGCTTGACAAGGTAGTTCCATTGCGGGTTCTCGTATTGTGCAGTGTTTGTGTTGTTAATGTTATTAGGGAAGCTGCAAGAAGAAGAGCCCATAAGTTGGTGATGGAACTTCTTTGATGGGTGCAACACCGTTGTTGTTTCCTCGTCTATCTGGCGCTTTGACCTCATCAGCATCATGTTGCTGTTACTAGTGTTCTCCATGTTCGATGAATGGTTCAATTGGTTGGTGTTGAtctgggagtattgttcctgaTCAAGGGTGCTGTTGTTATTGTTCTCAGATAAGATGGTGCTGAGCATGGAGTAGTCCATGGCATCTAAGAGGTTTGAGAATGACACAGATTTTTGAGAGAGAAGTGGCTGCGGCGGCAGCGGCGGCGGTGGCGACGGCGACAGTGTTGGAATTGGACTCTTCAAAATGGTGTTCTTGAATAAACCATTTTCTTCTGCAGCCTGAACTTCACTCGACGGTGATTCCTCCGGTGAAGATACTGAGAATTTCGACTTCTTATAAATCCGGCACAGAACCCAGTCATCCAACTGCACAAAGGCACATGAATTAGCAAATTGGGCAAAtcagttatagctcaaatggcatgaTCTCTCTATACTCACTTAAGAGGTTTCGGATTCGAATCACCtgtttgtaaaaaaaaatatcaagaGGAAGGGTAGTTAGTAAACTTACTCTCATGGAGGTATCTTTGAGCTTAATGGGTCTATTGTTGTCTACAAGACGATATTCGTGCATGATCCAATTGGTTTTAACACCCTTTGGAGGCCTTCCTTTGTAGAAAACAAGAGCCTTCTTGACACCAACGCTGCTCTCTTGGCCTACTCTACGTGTAACTGTGGCCGCCGGCGACACCACTATGGTCTTGTCGGTACCCGTAGCCTTCCAATACCCTGAAGCAGCTGCCCTGTTTGGCCTCGCACCGTTTGGGTACTTCCGGTCTCTTGGACTGAAGAAGTACCATTCTTTCTCACCAAACGCAGCCTTAGCTGGTGATAAAGAAACCACAACAAACCAATAATAATAAGCTTCCACATCACAACACTGTATGCTATAATATACAATAAAAATCAATGATACGTTGCGTCATTGATTATATTATGACACGACATGGCACAATCTTATCCTCATAACAAACACAAAATACTTACTAACAAgaattgaaacaaaaaaaaaatgctattatatatatatattatacctGGTAATTCCCATGGATCCAATTTGTAGATATCAACCTCAGCGATGATGGAAACAGGTAAGGGTATGGATGCTA is a genomic window of Arachis ipaensis cultivar K30076 chromosome B06, Araip1.1, whole genome shotgun sequence containing:
- the LOC107604927 gene encoding NAC transcription factor 29, whose product is MGSPESNLPPGFRFHPTDEELILHYLRKKVASIPLPVSIIAEVDIYKLDPWELPAKAAFGEKEWYFFSPRDRKYPNGARPNRAAASGYWKATGTDKTIVVSPAATVTRRVGQESSVGVKKALVFYKGRPPKGVKTNWIMHEYRLVDNNRPIKLKDTSMRLDDWVLCRIYKKSKFSVSSPEESPSSEVQAAEENGLFKNTILKSPIPTLSPSPPPPLPPQPLLSQKSVSFSNLLDAMDYSMLSTILSENNNNSTLDQEQYSQINTNQLNHSSNMENTSNSNMMLMRSKRQIDEETTTVLHPSKKFHHQLMGSSSCSFPNNINNTNTAQYENPQWNYLVKQSFLNQHLLLAPHLRFQG